Proteins from a genomic interval of Aquabacterium sp. J223:
- a CDS encoding DUF4254 domain-containing protein, producing the protein MSVATDPSLLPVAAAVIALHDARLSRPGWPAGEDEAGEDGVWHWIALNHRHNALLWDEEDLSRRTTVDDREIAANKRAIDRHNQARNDATERVDEWLLLALGLVDAASARSDAPTARLPPGARLNSETAGSIVDRLSILALKCRAMRRQCERGDVDEAHRRLSRTRLARLEEQRADLGGCFDELLADCRAGRAGFKVYRQFKMYNDPAFNPVLAAERPRT; encoded by the coding sequence ATGAGCGTCGCGACCGACCCGTCCCTGTTGCCCGTCGCCGCGGCGGTGATCGCGCTGCACGACGCGCGGCTGTCGCGTCCCGGCTGGCCGGCCGGGGAGGACGAAGCGGGCGAGGACGGCGTCTGGCACTGGATCGCCCTGAACCACCGGCACAACGCGCTGCTGTGGGACGAGGAAGACCTGTCGCGCCGCACCACCGTCGACGACCGGGAGATCGCCGCCAACAAGCGCGCCATCGACCGCCACAACCAGGCGCGCAACGACGCCACCGAGCGGGTGGACGAATGGCTGCTGCTGGCGCTGGGCCTGGTCGACGCGGCCTCGGCGCGCAGCGATGCGCCGACGGCCCGCCTGCCGCCCGGTGCCCGGCTGAACAGCGAGACCGCGGGCAGCATCGTCGACCGCCTTTCCATCCTGGCGCTGAAGTGCCGGGCGATGCGCCGGCAGTGCGAACGCGGCGATGTCGACGAGGCGCACCGCCGGCTCAGCCGCACGCGCCTGGCCCGGCTGGAGGAGCAGCGCGCCGACCTCGGCGGCTGCTTCGACGAACTGCTCGCCGACTGCCGTGCCGGCCGCGCCGGCTTCAAGGTCTACCGGCAGTTCAAGATGTACAACGACCCGGCGTTCAACCCGGTGCTGGCGGCTGAGCGGCCCCGGACATGA
- the waaC gene encoding lipopolysaccharide heptosyltransferase I yields MAALRRDLQAQRFDLAIDLQGLVKSALWARQAGAPVGGFDRASVREPLAALAYRHTAAVPQRLRSVARYRALTAALVGYPVPAGPPRFGLQPPAPTAAPDRPYAVLMPASSRPQALWPMDGWIAVARWLSSQGVQPWVFWGNAAEREMAERLVAACNGLLPPLQPLDRVAATLAGARLVVSLDTGLAHLAVALGRPTVGIYGDQHVWKNGLTGEGPTISLGGKGQPPTVEAVMAAVQDLWRRGDVASGGVEPGAAEVVDRLA; encoded by the coding sequence ATGGCCGCGCTGCGGCGGGACCTGCAGGCCCAGCGCTTCGACCTGGCGATCGACCTGCAGGGGCTGGTGAAGAGCGCGCTGTGGGCGCGGCAGGCCGGCGCGCCGGTGGGCGGCTTCGACCGCGCCAGCGTGCGCGAGCCGCTGGCCGCGCTGGCCTACCGCCACACCGCGGCCGTGCCGCAGCGGCTGCGGTCGGTGGCGCGCTACCGAGCCCTGACGGCGGCGCTGGTCGGGTACCCGGTGCCCGCCGGGCCGCCGCGCTTCGGCCTGCAGCCGCCCGCGCCGACGGCGGCGCCTGACCGGCCCTACGCCGTGCTGATGCCCGCCTCCAGCCGCCCGCAGGCGCTGTGGCCGATGGACGGCTGGATCGCGGTGGCGCGCTGGCTGTCGTCCCAGGGCGTGCAGCCGTGGGTGTTCTGGGGCAACGCGGCCGAGCGCGAGATGGCCGAGCGGCTGGTCGCCGCCTGCAACGGCCTGCTGCCGCCGCTGCAGCCGCTGGACCGGGTGGCGGCCACGCTGGCCGGCGCGCGCCTGGTGGTCTCGCTGGACACCGGGCTGGCCCACCTGGCGGTGGCGCTGGGCCGGCCGACGGTGGGCATCTACGGCGACCAGCACGTCTGGAAGAACGGCCTGACCGGCGAGGGCCCGACGATCAGCCTCGGCGGCAAAGGCCAGCCGCCGACGGTGGAGGCGGTGATGGCCGCGGTGCAGGACCTGTGGCGGCGCGGTGACGTGGCCTCAGGCGGCGTCGAGCCAGGTGCGGCGGAAGTAGTCGACCGTCTCGCGTAG
- a CDS encoding UDP-glucuronic acid decarboxylase family protein: MIERLLVTGGAGFLGSHLCDRLVDAGHDVLCVDNFFTGSRRNVAHLLRRSNFELMRHDVTFPLYVEVDRIFNLACPASPVHYQHDPVQTTKTSVHGAINMLGLAKRVKARILQASTSEVYGDPEQHPQTEAYWGRVNPIGLRSCYDEGKRCAETLFFDYHRQHRLDVKVARIFNTYGPRMQPDDGRVVSNFIMQALKGEDITIYGDGRQTRSFCYVDDLIGGLLALMDSPDGLTGPVNLGNPGEFTMLELAEKVLNLVGGRSRIAFHPLPQDDPRQRRPDITLARAELNWAPRVGLDDGLRETVDYFRRTWLDAA; this comes from the coding sequence ATGATCGAACGGCTCCTGGTCACCGGCGGCGCCGGCTTCCTCGGCTCGCACCTGTGCGACCGCCTCGTCGACGCCGGCCACGACGTGCTGTGCGTCGACAACTTCTTCACCGGCAGCCGGCGCAACGTGGCCCACCTGCTGCGGCGGTCCAACTTCGAGCTGATGCGGCACGACGTGACCTTCCCGCTGTACGTGGAGGTCGACCGCATCTTCAACCTGGCCTGCCCGGCCAGCCCGGTGCACTACCAGCACGACCCGGTGCAGACCACCAAGACCAGCGTGCACGGCGCCATCAACATGCTCGGCCTGGCCAAGCGGGTGAAGGCGCGCATCCTGCAGGCGTCGACCAGCGAGGTCTACGGCGACCCCGAGCAGCACCCGCAGACCGAGGCCTACTGGGGTCGCGTCAACCCGATCGGCCTGCGCTCCTGCTACGACGAGGGCAAGCGCTGCGCCGAGACGCTGTTCTTCGACTACCACCGCCAGCACCGGCTGGACGTGAAGGTGGCGCGCATCTTCAACACCTACGGCCCGCGCATGCAGCCCGACGACGGCCGGGTGGTGAGCAACTTCATCATGCAGGCGCTGAAGGGCGAGGACATCACCATCTACGGCGACGGCCGGCAGACGCGCAGCTTCTGCTACGTCGACGACCTGATCGGCGGCCTGCTGGCGCTGATGGACTCGCCCGACGGCTTAACCGGCCCGGTGAACCTGGGCAACCCCGGCGAGTTCACCATGCTCGAACTGGCCGAGAAGGTGCTGAACCTGGTCGGCGGCCGCTCGCGCATCGCCTTCCACCCCCTGCCGCAGGACGACCCGCGGCAGCGGCGACCGGACATCACGCTCGCCCGCGCAGAGTTGAACTGGGCACCCAGGGTGGGGCTGGACGACGGACTACGCGAGACGGTCGACTACTTCCGCCGCACCTGGCTCGACGCCGCCTGA